Proteins encoded together in one Mannheimia haemolytica window:
- a CDS encoding Sulfite exporter TauE/SafE, protein MTMAVIIILIICGVVVNITSALFGIGGGVLMMPILHSLFPELPLQVISACSLTIVIGSATINLCLFHHQQIKINRKNVLIWSLAMMLGVQIGFELSFLFSDNSIIAIFMLTLLTLSFKTLFHKPRVKAIVPPKPKEAVSNATMCSLGGLIAGITGIGGGSIMAPIVTQIRSVSPKQVAVYTNYMMVIGGIGNLYGYLSRPFMLDSTLATWQIGYVNFAIVGIVVMSSLFTVYFSMKLRNILSPELTTKLLGMILFGIACYTGFLQYFFI, encoded by the coding sequence ATGACAATGGCCGTGATAATTATTTTGATCATTTGTGGTGTTGTAGTCAATATCACTTCTGCACTATTTGGGATTGGCGGGGGTGTTTTAATGATGCCGATTTTACATTCACTGTTTCCTGAACTGCCTCTCCAAGTGATTTCCGCCTGCTCTCTTACCATTGTGATTGGTTCAGCCACTATCAATTTATGCTTATTCCACCATCAACAGATAAAAATCAATCGAAAAAATGTGTTGATTTGGTCACTTGCGATGATGTTAGGCGTACAAATTGGGTTTGAGCTCAGTTTTCTTTTCTCTGATAACAGCATTATTGCTATCTTTATGCTAACCCTGCTGACACTTTCATTTAAAACCCTATTTCACAAACCAAGAGTTAAAGCAATAGTACCACCTAAACCAAAAGAAGCAGTATCTAATGCCACAATGTGCAGTTTAGGCGGTTTAATTGCAGGTATTACCGGCATTGGCGGCGGTTCAATTATGGCCCCGATTGTCACGCAAATACGCTCGGTTTCACCGAAACAGGTTGCAGTTTATACTAACTATATGATGGTGATTGGCGGAATCGGCAATTTATATGGCTACTTATCCCGCCCTTTTATGTTAGATTCAACGCTAGCGACTTGGCAAATCGGCTATGTGAATTTTGCGATTGTCGGCATTGTGGTAATGAGTTCGCTTTTTACGGTCTATTTTTCAATGAAATTGCGCAATATTTTAAGCCCCGAATTAACCACGAAGCTACTAGGTATGATCTTATTTGGCATTGCTTGTTATACGGGGTTCTTGCAATACTTCTTTATTTAG
- the yidK gene encoding Uncharacterized symporter yidK → MLLTIITFLVVTGLVGYISWQKTRNDDLSTSKGYFLAGRGLSATVIGCSMVLTSLSTEQLIGVNANSYAGNFSIIAWTVPAVIPLCFLALYLLPKYIRNGYTTIPEFFENRFDRQTRLIMSGLFLVFYLFIVIPTALYTGAIAFNKIFNLETAFGLSYGAAITYTVIAIGVVGAIYAIFGGLKAVAVSDTWNAVLLVIGALLVPVFALIYLGNGSMAEGVKIITTTHVEKWNAVGSATDAVPWPTIFTGIMVVHFFYWTTNQAIVQRALGARDLKAGQKGILIAALFLLLLPLILNLPGLLSFHILGEGLKPIDVSYPELVNKTFPTVLQGFFIAALFGAILSTFNSFLNSAATIYCKDLLPSISKKQFSDAELISYAKKVSAVMAVITMIFGPLLMFGTDGIFLLTKRFAGFVNIPIVALFAVGLFNKTVSGKAARIALLAHVILYFCIVWVFDVKINFVYVQAGLFVFDVALMLILGTFLKRATPYEDNKINHANVDLTSWEYAPLAVASIVLGLFTLYAFLSPLGLASPDGNPAMVLAVYAVLQAVVCVVFFAKCKGKKAVN, encoded by the coding sequence ATGTTATTAACAATAATTACTTTTCTGGTTGTGACTGGACTAGTCGGGTATATATCCTGGCAAAAAACCAGAAATGACGATCTTTCGACATCTAAAGGTTATTTCTTGGCAGGGCGTGGCTTGAGTGCTACGGTTATCGGCTGTTCAATGGTCTTAACCTCGCTTTCTACCGAGCAACTTATCGGCGTGAATGCCAACTCTTATGCCGGTAATTTCTCGATTATTGCGTGGACTGTGCCGGCGGTGATCCCGCTTTGCTTCTTGGCACTTTATCTGTTGCCGAAATATATCCGTAACGGTTATACCACCATTCCGGAGTTCTTTGAAAACCGTTTCGACCGCCAAACCCGTTTGATTATGTCGGGCTTGTTCTTGGTGTTCTATCTTTTCATCGTCATTCCGACCGCACTTTACACCGGTGCGATTGCCTTCAATAAAATCTTCAACCTTGAAACTGCCTTCGGCTTAAGCTATGGGGCGGCGATTACCTACACGGTGATTGCGATTGGCGTAGTTGGGGCGATTTATGCGATCTTCGGCGGCTTAAAAGCGGTGGCGGTGTCAGACACTTGGAATGCGGTCTTGTTAGTCATCGGGGCATTATTAGTGCCGGTGTTTGCACTCATCTATTTAGGCAACGGCAGTATGGCGGAAGGGGTGAAAATCATCACCACCACTCACGTTGAAAAATGGAATGCAGTGGGCAGTGCCACCGATGCTGTGCCGTGGCCGACTATTTTCACCGGTATTATGGTGGTGCATTTCTTCTACTGGACGACCAACCAAGCCATTGTGCAACGGGCTTTAGGGGCGAGAGACTTAAAAGCCGGTCAAAAAGGGATCTTAATTGCGGCACTGTTCCTATTATTGCTACCGCTTATCTTAAACTTACCGGGCTTACTCAGCTTCCACATTTTAGGCGAGGGCTTGAAACCGATTGACGTGTCTTACCCTGAATTGGTGAATAAAACTTTCCCAACCGTGCTACAAGGCTTCTTTATTGCCGCATTGTTCGGGGCGATTTTGAGTACCTTCAACTCCTTCTTAAACTCAGCGGCAACCATTTACTGTAAAGACTTACTACCGTCTATCAGCAAAAAACAGTTCTCTGATGCAGAACTCATCAGCTATGCGAAAAAAGTTTCTGCGGTAATGGCGGTGATTACAATGATCTTCGGGCCGTTACTGATGTTCGGCACAGACGGTATTTTCTTACTAACCAAACGCTTCGCCGGTTTTGTGAACATTCCGATTGTGGCATTATTTGCGGTGGGGTTATTCAACAAAACTGTTTCAGGAAAAGCGGCACGCATTGCCTTGCTCGCACACGTTATTCTCTACTTCTGCATTGTTTGGGTGTTTGATGTCAAAATCAACTTTGTGTATGTGCAAGCCGGCTTGTTCGTGTTCGATGTGGCGTTAATGCTGATTTTAGGCACTTTCTTAAAACGTGCGACTCCGTACGAAGACAACAAAATCAACCATGCCAATGTGGACTTAACCAGCTGGGAATACGCCCCACTGGCAGTGGCTTCTATCGTACTGGGCTTATTCACGCTATACGCATTCCTCTCTCCGCTCGGCTTAGCCTCGCCAGACGGCAATCCGGCAATGGTGCTGGCGGTGTATGCGGTGCTACAAGCGGTGGTTTGTGTCGTGTTTTTTGCAAAATGTAAAGGTAAAAAGGCGGTGAATTAG
- the rnd gene encoding Ribonuclease D, with amino-acid sequence MESLIHYQWVETNEQLQAVCEQARKTNVIALDTEFIRTRTYYPILGLIQLFDGQRVSLIDPNTISNFSPFVSLLADKNIIKVLHACGEDLEVFEHQFKQLPEPMLDTQVMAAFAGIGISMGFAKLVSYYLNIELDKGASRTDWLARPLSDAQLQYAAADVWYLLPVYEKLAQTLANSTWQCAVTEECAALLTKAKQPINKENAYKNIANAWRLNREELAILQVLAKWRIEEAQKRNLALNFVVKEASLIQIAKSCPKHTSSLLEFMHPNEVRIHGKKILWLVEQGKAIESNDYPELIQRLVDEKGYKYYMQAMLQKLLEIQPLDIVPELVASKRQLNQLFKWYIDGKSSEKIPELLIGWRKPFGEQLLSVLS; translated from the coding sequence ATGGAATCTTTGATTCACTACCAATGGGTTGAAACAAATGAGCAATTACAGGCCGTATGTGAACAGGCTAGAAAAACAAACGTAATTGCTTTAGATACAGAGTTTATCCGTACACGTACCTATTATCCGATATTGGGTTTAATTCAACTCTTTGATGGTCAACGGGTTAGCCTTATTGATCCAAATACAATTTCTAACTTCTCACCTTTTGTGTCATTATTAGCCGATAAAAATATCATAAAAGTATTACACGCCTGTGGTGAGGATTTGGAAGTTTTTGAGCATCAATTCAAGCAATTACCGGAGCCGATGTTGGATACTCAGGTGATGGCAGCCTTTGCCGGCATTGGTATTTCAATGGGGTTTGCAAAATTGGTTTCCTACTACTTAAATATTGAACTAGACAAAGGAGCTTCCCGAACTGATTGGCTTGCCAGACCGCTAAGCGATGCACAATTACAATATGCAGCGGCTGATGTTTGGTATTTATTGCCAGTTTATGAGAAATTAGCACAAACATTAGCAAACAGCACTTGGCAATGTGCAGTTACCGAGGAATGTGCCGCTTTACTAACCAAAGCAAAACAGCCTATTAATAAGGAAAATGCCTATAAAAACATAGCCAATGCTTGGCGATTGAATCGGGAAGAGTTAGCCATATTACAAGTATTAGCGAAATGGCGGATTGAAGAAGCACAAAAGCGCAATCTTGCCTTAAATTTTGTCGTGAAGGAGGCAAGTTTAATTCAAATCGCAAAAAGCTGTCCTAAACACACTTCTTCGCTGTTAGAATTTATGCACCCAAATGAAGTCAGAATTCACGGAAAAAAAATACTATGGTTGGTTGAGCAAGGAAAAGCAATAGAATCGAATGATTATCCTGAACTCATTCAGCGCTTGGTGGATGAAAAGGGTTATAAATATTATATGCAAGCGATGTTGCAAAAATTATTAGAAATTCAACCGCTTGATATCGTACCGGAATTGGTTGCAAGTAAACGCCAATTAAATCAGCTATTTAAATGGTATATTGATGGAAAATCATCAGAAAAAATTCCTGAATTATTAATCGGTTGGCGAAAACCTTTTGGTGAACAGTTGCTATCGGTTTTATCTTAA
- the aroG gene encoding Phospho-2-dehydro-3-deoxyheptonate aldolase, Phe-sensitive, whose amino-acid sequence MSYIKNDDVRITSIEELLPPIALLEAYPASDVAAETVAKTRQSIHKILHGADDRLLVVIGPCSIHDPKAALEYAQKIKAMRADPKINQNLEVVMRVYFEKPRTTVGWKGLINDPYLNETFALNDGLRIARKVLSDINDLSVPTAGEFLDMITPQYVADFMSWGAIGARTTESQVHRELASGLSCAVGFKNGTNGSVKIALDAISSAKSPHHFLSVTKFGHSAIVSTQGNPDCHIILRGGDSATNYDADSVAAACAAIEKSGGRPHVMIDFSHANSQKQFKRQIDVCADVCNQIASGSSYISGVMIESHLIEGRQDLIEGKGLEALVYGQSITDGCIGWEDSEKALFALAQAVEKRRQFAK is encoded by the coding sequence ATGTCTTATATCAAAAATGACGATGTCAGAATTACCAGTATTGAAGAATTACTACCACCTATTGCATTACTGGAAGCCTATCCGGCAAGTGATGTTGCAGCGGAAACCGTTGCTAAAACCCGTCAATCAATCCACAAAATTTTACACGGTGCGGATGATCGCTTATTAGTGGTGATTGGACCTTGCTCCATTCACGACCCGAAAGCGGCATTAGAATATGCACAAAAAATTAAAGCAATGCGTGCCGATCCGAAAATTAACCAAAACTTAGAAGTGGTGATGCGTGTCTATTTTGAAAAACCCCGTACAACCGTTGGTTGGAAAGGCTTAATTAACGACCCTTATTTGAACGAAACCTTTGCCTTAAACGATGGTTTACGCATTGCCCGTAAAGTATTATCTGATATTAATGATTTAAGCGTGCCGACTGCCGGCGAGTTTTTGGATATGATTACACCACAATATGTGGCTGACTTTATGAGCTGGGGAGCAATTGGGGCGAGAACGACTGAATCTCAAGTCCACCGTGAATTAGCCTCTGGTTTATCCTGTGCGGTAGGTTTTAAAAACGGCACGAATGGTAGTGTGAAAATTGCATTAGATGCAATTTCTTCCGCAAAATCGCCACATCATTTCTTATCGGTCACCAAATTCGGGCATTCTGCAATTGTTTCTACGCAAGGAAACCCAGATTGCCATATTATTTTGCGTGGTGGCGATAGCGCAACCAACTACGATGCTGACTCCGTTGCAGCGGCTTGTGCTGCGATTGAGAAATCCGGCGGACGTCCACACGTGATGATCGATTTCAGCCACGCTAACAGCCAAAAACAGTTCAAACGCCAAATAGACGTTTGTGCTGATGTCTGCAACCAAATCGCAAGCGGTTCAAGCTATATTTCAGGCGTGATGATTGAAAGCCACTTGATTGAAGGTCGCCAAGACTTAATTGAAGGCAAAGGTTTAGAGGCTTTGGTTTACGGACAAAGTATTACAGACGGTTGTATTGGTTGGGAAGATAGCGAAAAAGCGTTATTTGCACTGGCACAAGCGGTCGAAAAACGCCGACAATTTGCAAAATAA
- a CDS encoding UGMP family protein — MMKSTILALDTATEACSVALQHNGNITFLEEISPRSHTQRILPMVDELLNQANIELKEVNYLVFGRGPGSFTGVRVGVSVAQGLAMGANLPVVAVSNLKAMAEEAYQKLGATKVIALIDARMNEVYFAQFERKGAEWNEVVAEQVCSPEAVIGQFQVSEETVVVGTGWAAYLQFSEQNLPLVISDITLPSSRYMLSIAETEILKGNTLSALEIEPVYLRNEVTWEKLPHKQ, encoded by the coding sequence ATGATGAAATCTACTATTCTTGCTTTAGATACTGCCACAGAGGCTTGCTCTGTAGCGTTACAGCATAACGGAAATATCACTTTCTTAGAAGAAATCAGCCCTCGTTCCCATACTCAACGTATTTTGCCGATGGTAGATGAATTACTTAATCAAGCCAATATCGAACTCAAAGAAGTAAATTATTTAGTATTCGGACGTGGACCGGGCAGTTTTACCGGCGTGAGGGTAGGTGTAAGTGTGGCACAAGGGTTGGCAATGGGTGCGAATTTGCCGGTGGTAGCCGTTTCTAACTTAAAAGCAATGGCAGAAGAGGCATATCAAAAATTAGGGGCAACAAAGGTAATTGCCTTAATTGATGCCCGAATGAATGAAGTTTACTTTGCTCAATTTGAACGAAAGGGTGCAGAATGGAATGAAGTAGTGGCTGAACAAGTCTGTTCGCCCGAAGCTGTAATAGGCCAATTTCAAGTAAGTGAAGAGACTGTGGTGGTTGGCACAGGTTGGGCGGCATATTTGCAATTTTCTGAGCAAAATCTACCGCTTGTTATTAGCGATATCACTTTGCCTTCCAGTCGATATATGCTTTCGATTGCTGAAACTGAAATCCTAAAAGGGAATACTCTATCTGCCCTTGAAATAGAACCGGTGTATTTGCGTAATGAAGTCACTTGGGAAAAATTGCCGCATAAGCAATAA
- the ftsK gene encoding DNA translocase FtsK yields the protein MIEQLKPHLKGKENLIKLMLLLTGFLGVYLLIAWASYSPLDNAWSVASSITQTTLNKTGHFGAWSIDMLYAMFGKVAVLVPIALIIFSIYSLGMGLSADMKWKTVFIRLASFLLLMIGLAGLFSVLFSNSAYYLSGGFVGGVWKTILFDTIGQFGALLIAMLFTVAGLYFCSVQSLLPILTQFYEWIMAKSEESKTAESLQHLQNTEQKQPLVTENEAVEVVDDHKPQFTDISAFKRPNISGLRHSENVEIDNREMYEIERDLELPTINILTQPDMVNQVAEQATSGYELPNEESNVLQMPTIRLNTAIENEVDTIENSSSLEDLKIAESMLPQIQLDNDIEDTEEAIDDVREITPEFMVTPPKAMKDVSEQPAYPKGYGDTLIHPLLQRKVITEKPTTPLPTLDLLDKAPIQSQQITEQEIRETSVRLEAELANFGVKATVEDVLVGPVVTRYEIQPAAGVKASKITNLASDIARGLMFKAIRITEVIPNKPYMGIETPNKHRETVWLRDVLDSDEFRNTTATLPMALGKDISGEPVVVDMAKMPHLLVAGQTGGGKSVGVNTMILSLLFKLTPEQVRFIMIDPKVVELSIYNDIPHLLTPVVTDMKKAANALRWAVEEMERRYLLVSHLQVRNIEGYNAKIDQAAAMNLPIPDPTWRPGDSMDSLPPPLQKLSYIVLIVDEFADLMMSAGKEVEEYIMRIAQKARAVGIHLILATQRPSTDVITGVIKANIPSRIAFTVASQIDSRTILDSGGAEALLGRGDMLYSGAGSPDIIRIHGAFMKDEEVQRVADNWRARGKPNYLESIVESRSEEADGKNDGGTGDLDPLFDEVVEYITETGSVSISNIQRRFSLGFNRAARIVDQMEAQGIVSEPLKGGKREVLAR from the coding sequence GTGATTGAACAACTTAAACCACACCTAAAAGGCAAAGAGAACTTGATCAAACTTATGCTTTTGTTGACCGGCTTTTTGGGCGTTTATTTGCTAATTGCTTGGGCAAGTTATAGTCCATTAGATAATGCTTGGTCTGTTGCAAGCAGCATTACACAAACAACCTTGAATAAAACAGGTCACTTTGGTGCTTGGAGTATTGATATGCTCTATGCAATGTTTGGTAAGGTTGCAGTTTTAGTACCTATTGCATTAATTATTTTCTCAATTTATAGCTTAGGAATGGGTTTAAGTGCCGATATGAAATGGAAAACTGTCTTCATTCGCCTAGCCAGTTTCTTATTATTAATGATCGGTCTTGCCGGGTTATTTAGCGTGCTTTTTTCAAACTCAGCTTATTATCTGTCGGGGGGCTTTGTTGGTGGAGTTTGGAAGACAATATTATTTGATACTATCGGGCAATTTGGTGCCTTACTGATTGCAATGCTTTTTACCGTAGCCGGCTTATATTTTTGCTCTGTTCAATCATTATTGCCAATATTAACGCAATTTTATGAGTGGATAATGGCAAAATCAGAGGAGAGTAAAACAGCTGAATCTCTTCAGCATTTGCAAAATACTGAGCAAAAACAACCGCTTGTAACTGAAAATGAAGCGGTGGAAGTTGTAGATGACCATAAACCGCAATTTACCGATATCTCCGCCTTTAAACGCCCAAACATTAGTGGTTTAAGACACTCGGAAAATGTAGAGATAGATAACCGAGAAATGTATGAAATTGAAAGAGATCTCGAGCTACCGACTATTAATATTTTGACACAGCCTGATATGGTTAACCAAGTTGCGGAACAAGCTACATCGGGCTATGAGTTGCCAAACGAAGAATCCAATGTATTGCAAATGCCAACCATTCGCTTAAATACCGCTATCGAAAACGAGGTGGATACAATCGAAAACAGTTCATCATTGGAAGACCTGAAAATAGCAGAATCTATGTTACCTCAAATTCAGCTTGATAATGATATTGAAGATACTGAAGAAGCTATTGACGATGTGCGTGAAATTACACCGGAATTTATGGTAACGCCACCCAAGGCGATGAAAGATGTGTCTGAGCAGCCAGCCTATCCAAAAGGCTATGGTGATACGTTAATTCACCCGTTGTTACAACGAAAAGTGATAACCGAAAAACCGACAACACCATTGCCAACGCTAGATTTGTTGGATAAAGCACCGATTCAAAGCCAGCAAATTACCGAACAGGAAATACGAGAAACCTCTGTGCGGCTAGAAGCAGAATTAGCAAACTTTGGCGTAAAAGCTACCGTTGAAGATGTATTGGTCGGTCCGGTAGTGACCCGTTATGAAATCCAACCGGCTGCCGGGGTAAAAGCCTCCAAAATTACCAATTTAGCGAGCGATATCGCTCGTGGCTTAATGTTTAAAGCGATTAGGATTACTGAAGTTATCCCAAACAAACCTTATATGGGTATTGAAACTCCGAATAAACACCGTGAAACAGTGTGGTTGCGTGATGTGCTAGACAGCGATGAATTCCGCAATACCACTGCAACATTGCCAATGGCACTAGGTAAAGACATCAGTGGTGAGCCTGTGGTGGTCGATATGGCGAAAATGCCACACTTACTGGTGGCAGGGCAGACCGGTGGGGGTAAATCGGTTGGGGTGAATACGATGATTTTAAGTCTATTGTTCAAACTTACACCAGAACAAGTCCGCTTTATTATGATTGACCCTAAAGTGGTGGAGCTTTCCATTTATAACGATATTCCTCACTTATTAACGCCGGTAGTAACCGATATGAAAAAAGCCGCCAACGCACTACGCTGGGCGGTGGAGGAAATGGAACGCCGTTATTTACTGGTAAGCCATTTACAGGTGCGTAATATTGAAGGCTATAACGCCAAAATCGACCAAGCGGCAGCGATGAATTTGCCGATTCCAGATCCAACGTGGCGACCGGGCGATTCAATGGATAGCCTTCCGCCTCCGCTACAAAAATTAAGCTATATTGTGCTGATTGTCGATGAGTTTGCGGATTTAATGATGTCTGCCGGTAAAGAAGTGGAAGAGTACATTATGCGAATTGCTCAAAAAGCCCGAGCGGTAGGAATTCACTTAATTCTTGCTACCCAACGTCCGTCAACCGATGTGATTACAGGCGTGATTAAAGCCAATATTCCAAGCCGGATTGCGTTTACAGTAGCGAGCCAAATTGACTCAAGAACTATTTTAGATTCAGGTGGGGCAGAGGCGTTATTAGGGCGAGGCGATATGCTCTATTCAGGAGCTGGCAGCCCAGATATTATTCGGATACACGGTGCGTTTATGAAAGACGAAGAAGTGCAACGCGTGGCGGATAATTGGCGGGCAAGAGGAAAACCAAACTACTTGGAAAGCATTGTGGAATCCCGCTCGGAAGAGGCTGATGGCAAAAACGATGGCGGAACGGGCGATTTAGATCCGCTATTTGATGAGGTTGTTGAATATATCACGGAAACCGGTTCGGTCTCTATCAGTAATATTCAACGCCGCTTCTCGCTTGGTTTTAACCGTGCGGCTAGAATTGTGGATCAAATGGAAGCTCAAGGCATTGTTTCTGAGCCACTTAAAGGTGGCAAACGAGAAGTGCTGGCGAGGTAA
- the fnr_2 gene encoding Fumarate and nitrate reduction regulatory protein: MNNMPTPEQLMSCQLSVMSDLEKGVVIYSQGYHAREFYFLKSGLIGLYHMLENGKESLVRVYKACDYFGFRTFFGNSTYHCSARVLQPAELIRITPLNFMDFWANNSALIIPLLKQLSTELQDAEHRLSMVSYQKTQERVMNSIHYLHQRYPNYHWTNREIAEFAGCETETAIRLRRELKKIS, from the coding sequence ATGAACAATATGCCAACCCCCGAACAATTGATGTCTTGCCAATTAAGTGTAATGTCTGATCTAGAAAAAGGAGTCGTCATTTATTCTCAGGGTTATCACGCCAGAGAATTTTATTTTTTAAAGAGTGGCTTGATAGGGCTGTATCATATGCTGGAAAATGGCAAAGAGAGCTTGGTAAGGGTTTATAAAGCCTGTGATTACTTTGGTTTTCGGACCTTTTTTGGTAACAGCACTTACCATTGTTCAGCCCGAGTTTTGCAGCCGGCAGAACTGATACGAATTACCCCATTAAATTTTATGGATTTTTGGGCAAACAATTCTGCCTTAATTATTCCTCTGTTAAAACAACTCTCTACAGAATTACAAGATGCAGAACATCGTTTATCGATGGTGTCCTACCAAAAAACGCAAGAGCGGGTAATGAACAGTATCCATTATTTACATCAACGTTACCCCAATTATCACTGGACTAACCGTGAAATAGCTGAATTTGCAGGTTGTGAAACCGAAACGGCAATTCGGTTACGGCGGGAATTAAAGAAAATCAGTTAA
- the lrp gene encoding Leucine-responsive regulatory protein codes for MENKKPPKALDAIDLKILNELQRNGKISNIELSKRVGLSPTPCLERVKRLEKNNVIMGYKALLNPELLDAPLLVIVEITLVRGKPDVFEEFNKAIQQLDEIQECHLVSGDFDYLLKTRVADMASYRKLLGTTLLRLPGVNDTRTYVVMEEVKQTNYLLLK; via the coding sequence ATGGAAAATAAAAAACCACCAAAAGCATTAGATGCGATTGATTTAAAAATCTTAAACGAGCTACAACGTAACGGGAAAATTTCTAATATTGAATTATCAAAGCGAGTTGGGCTTTCTCCAACGCCCTGCTTAGAACGGGTAAAACGGTTAGAAAAAAATAACGTAATTATGGGCTATAAAGCTTTACTTAACCCTGAATTACTCGATGCCCCTTTACTGGTGATTGTTGAAATTACTTTGGTGCGTGGTAAGCCTGATGTATTTGAGGAATTTAATAAAGCGATTCAACAACTTGATGAAATTCAAGAATGCCACCTGGTATCGGGGGATTTTGATTATCTGTTAAAAACCCGTGTGGCGGATATGGCATCGTACCGTAAGTTATTAGGCACAACATTGCTTCGTTTGCCCGGCGTAAATGACACTCGAACCTATGTGGTGATGGAAGAAGTGAAACAAACCAACTATTTGTTGTTAAAGTAA
- a CDS encoding Predicted metalloprotease, whose protein sequence is MRLDDLRRSKNVEDRRASGSGRMSVGRGKGGILTFIIVLVGAYYGVDLTGLMGGGQENYQQTSSLNSSEEAKLEELSSKVLASTEDIWSAYFKQNGLSYKDPTLVLYRGATSTACGTGQSAMGPFYCPVDQKVYLDLSFYDDMRKKLRASGDFAFSYVIAHEVGHHVQNLLGITSKTQRAQMKASSKAEANQISVNVELQADCFAGVWGHQLAKANRLEEGDVEEAFNAAQAVGDDRLQQQSRGYVVPDSFTHGSSAQRLAWFRKGLTTGNPAVCNTFN, encoded by the coding sequence ATGCGATTAGATGATTTAAGACGCAGTAAAAACGTAGAAGACAGAAGAGCAAGTGGTTCGGGCAGAATGTCTGTCGGCAGAGGCAAAGGCGGTATTCTAACTTTTATTATTGTACTGGTGGGTGCTTATTATGGGGTAGATCTCACCGGTTTAATGGGAGGAGGGCAGGAGAATTACCAACAAACTTCTAGTCTGAACAGCTCGGAAGAAGCAAAACTGGAAGAGTTATCTTCTAAAGTATTAGCCAGCACCGAAGATATTTGGAGTGCTTATTTCAAACAAAATGGACTGAGCTATAAAGATCCAACCTTAGTGCTTTATAGAGGAGCAACCTCAACCGCCTGTGGTACAGGTCAATCGGCAATGGGTCCTTTCTATTGCCCTGTCGATCAAAAGGTTTATTTAGATTTATCATTCTATGATGATATGCGTAAAAAATTAAGAGCATCGGGCGATTTTGCCTTCTCTTACGTGATTGCACACGAGGTTGGCCACCACGTCCAAAATTTATTGGGCATAACAAGCAAAACCCAACGGGCTCAAATGAAAGCCTCATCTAAAGCTGAAGCAAACCAAATTTCAGTCAATGTAGAATTGCAAGCTGATTGTTTTGCCGGCGTTTGGGGACACCAACTCGCAAAAGCCAACCGATTAGAGGAAGGCGATGTGGAAGAAGCCTTTAATGCTGCCCAAGCAGTTGGAGATGACCGATTACAGCAACAAAGTCGTGGCTATGTCGTGCCGGATAGCTTCACCCACGGCTCATCTGCACAGCGTTTGGCTTGGTTTAGAAAAGGTTTAACCACAGGAAATCCTGCAGTTTGTAATACATTTAATTAA